In the genome of Flavobacteriales bacterium, one region contains:
- a CDS encoding TonB-dependent receptor, translating into MKNILYICLVMLCMAVAPSYAQQDTVGQMWVRQVYGPDDRLYRGTLYRPEHRSAKGNPFLTDEEILATVEAGGHAFEQIPTQYDVVNNLLVLTATVNGTGRVKIAALPVWVDAFALGDRRFVNATKRYGKNAPEGYLEVIDEHLMIRYQKAFIRSYNTNTPGGTFSSLRRTLYLVRNDSLIRLTSRQEFMAQFPGKKKSIHQYFRTRHFRYRKANADAFRQLMRNIMPDTSGSPLSLAGDTLLLSAGDHKMVVWEKVSGGVRPSGSVTVFKQLPEDFFRQTDIRAEEEKTNTPEQKSGFLKTDREVNVETVVVGTRTASPSDGEVTLSGYVKRQRDGSPVVGATLYIEELQKGSATDDKGFYRFTLKTGQFTLVIRSLEYAEKKVHLKVYSDDRVNFSLLDKVYSLNEVVIMAEEANKLDRPSFGFERLTPKSIQTVPKMMGEVDIVKTALLLPGVQSVGEGASGFNVRGSPSDQNIFYLDHIPVYNATHLFGMFSAFTPNAIRDFTLYKGSVPARFGGRLSSVFDLRTRSGNRKRFSMRGGISPLTGNLLVEGPLVKDKSSYLAAIRSSYSGWVFKMVRDPTIHNSKADFQDAVINLSTELGESNSLNAVAYASHDDIHLVDLSHYGYRNAGSSLSFRRVIRNRHTWECSAVYSQYQYEEANSAREHAEYLLDYTLNHTELTTSLTLVPNQKHELKAGATGIFYLLNQGRQQPLDAQSLVVPITLGREQGVEAGVFLSDEWKINALITLSGGIRYNMYSYLGPQDVRTYPSGAPMELGTILDTVHYGWGERIATYHAPDVRFSGKYSLSDRVSVKAGFTQLHQYIFMLSNTVAVSPTDKWKLVDAHIKPMAGKQYSTGVFFDPPDAKFDVSGEFYIKRADNVVAFKDGANVTVTRTPEVDLLQGALQAYGVECMFRKTAGRMTGWFSYTYSRSKMRINGGTEETSINLGEPFPADFDKPHAVNLATGYRFSRRFNISWNVVYATGRPTTYPTGIFYQHEIPVTQYSERNAYRIPDYFRVDLAVDVEGNLKAKKFMHGSWSFSVYNLLGRHNAYSVFFKQNQGLIQGYKLAVIGSPVFSFTYNFKLGNYED; encoded by the coding sequence TTGAAGAACATCCTGTACATATGCCTGGTGATGCTTTGTATGGCTGTGGCTCCTTCTTATGCTCAACAAGACACCGTCGGGCAGATGTGGGTACGTCAAGTCTATGGTCCTGATGACCGGTTGTACAGGGGTACCTTATACCGCCCTGAACATCGAAGTGCGAAAGGCAATCCGTTTCTTACAGATGAAGAAATCCTTGCTACCGTGGAAGCGGGAGGGCACGCTTTTGAACAGATACCCACCCAATACGATGTGGTGAACAACCTCTTGGTGTTGACGGCAACCGTAAATGGTACCGGCCGGGTGAAGATCGCTGCGTTGCCTGTGTGGGTTGATGCCTTTGCGTTAGGCGACAGGCGCTTCGTGAATGCAACCAAACGCTACGGCAAAAACGCACCGGAAGGATATTTGGAGGTGATCGATGAACACCTCATGATCCGGTATCAGAAGGCCTTCATCCGTTCGTATAATACCAACACACCTGGTGGAACCTTCTCATCCCTCAGAAGGACATTGTATCTGGTGCGGAATGATTCCCTCATACGGCTTACCTCCCGGCAGGAATTCATGGCGCAGTTCCCCGGAAAGAAAAAATCCATTCATCAGTATTTCCGTACGCGTCATTTCCGGTACCGCAAAGCGAATGCAGATGCCTTCAGGCAATTGATGCGGAACATCATGCCGGATACCTCCGGTTCACCGCTGTCACTTGCCGGCGATACGTTGCTGCTCTCTGCAGGTGATCATAAAATGGTGGTATGGGAGAAGGTTTCCGGAGGCGTTCGTCCTTCCGGTTCGGTTACGGTGTTTAAGCAATTGCCAGAAGATTTCTTCCGCCAAACAGATATCCGTGCCGAAGAAGAAAAAACAAACACACCCGAACAGAAATCGGGCTTTTTAAAAACCGACCGGGAAGTGAACGTGGAAACGGTGGTGGTCGGAACCCGGACTGCTTCTCCTTCGGATGGGGAGGTGACCTTGAGCGGTTATGTGAAGCGTCAACGGGACGGATCACCGGTGGTAGGTGCTACCCTGTACATAGAAGAATTACAAAAAGGTTCGGCTACAGACGACAAGGGGTTTTACAGGTTTACGTTGAAAACAGGGCAATTCACCCTGGTGATCAGGAGCCTTGAATATGCCGAGAAGAAAGTACACCTGAAGGTGTATTCAGATGACCGTGTTAACTTTTCATTGCTTGATAAAGTGTATAGTTTGAATGAAGTGGTGATCATGGCCGAAGAAGCCAACAAACTTGATCGTCCTTCTTTCGGTTTTGAAAGACTCACCCCGAAAAGCATCCAAACCGTTCCAAAGATGATGGGTGAGGTTGATATCGTGAAAACCGCACTGTTGCTGCCCGGGGTGCAGTCCGTCGGAGAAGGTGCATCCGGTTTTAATGTGCGTGGCAGCCCGTCTGATCAGAACATCTTTTACCTGGACCATATACCGGTGTACAATGCCACCCACCTGTTCGGCATGTTTTCGGCTTTCACCCCGAATGCCATCCGGGATTTCACCTTGTACAAAGGCAGCGTGCCTGCCAGGTTTGGTGGTCGGCTTTCTTCCGTATTCGACTTGCGGACAAGGAGTGGAAACAGAAAGCGTTTCTCGATGCGGGGAGGTATCAGTCCGTTAACCGGCAACCTGCTTGTTGAGGGACCTCTGGTTAAAGACAAGAGCAGTTACCTCGCGGCCATTCGATCCTCCTACTCCGGTTGGGTATTCAAAATGGTCAGGGATCCGACCATCCACAACAGCAAAGCGGATTTTCAGGATGCTGTCATCAACCTGTCCACCGAACTCGGTGAAAGCAATTCCCTGAACGCGGTTGCTTATGCAAGTCATGACGACATCCACCTGGTGGACCTGAGTCACTATGGATACCGCAATGCAGGCAGCAGCTTGTCTTTTCGCCGTGTCATTCGCAATAGGCATACCTGGGAATGTAGTGCGGTATACAGCCAGTATCAATACGAGGAAGCCAATTCCGCCAGGGAACATGCGGAATACCTGCTTGATTACACGCTGAACCATACCGAGCTGACAACCTCTCTGACCCTGGTGCCCAATCAAAAACATGAGTTAAAGGCAGGTGCCACCGGTATCTTCTATTTGTTGAACCAGGGCAGGCAACAACCACTTGATGCGCAGTCGCTGGTGGTTCCCATAACCCTGGGCCGCGAGCAGGGAGTGGAAGCGGGCGTGTTCCTGAGCGATGAATGGAAGATCAATGCGCTTATCACGCTGAGCGGAGGCATCCGGTACAACATGTATTCTTACCTGGGGCCTCAGGATGTACGTACCTACCCGTCCGGTGCTCCCATGGAGTTGGGTACCATCCTTGATACCGTTCACTACGGATGGGGCGAGCGCATCGCAACCTATCATGCACCTGACGTGCGCTTTTCCGGCAAGTATTCTCTTTCCGACAGGGTATCGGTTAAGGCAGGGTTTACCCAGTTGCACCAGTATATATTCATGTTGAGCAATACAGTGGCCGTTTCACCGACCGACAAGTGGAAGCTTGTGGATGCACATATCAAGCCCATGGCGGGCAAACAGTACTCCACCGGTGTCTTTTTTGATCCACCCGATGCAAAGTTCGATGTGTCCGGTGAGTTCTACATAAAGCGGGCTGATAATGTTGTGGCTTTCAAGGATGGGGCGAATGTAACCGTTACCCGCACACCCGAGGTAGATCTCCTTCAGGGCGCACTTCAGGCATATGGGGTGGAATGTATGTTCCGCAAAACGGCGGGTCGGATGACCGGTTGGTTCAGCTATACATACTCCCGCTCAAAGATGCGCATCAACGGGGGTACTGAAGAGACCAGCATCAATTTAGGGGAACCTTTTCCGGCTGATTTTGACAAACCGCATGCCGTTAACCTGGCCACGGGATACCGCTTCTCACGTCGTTTCAACATCTCGTGGAATGTTGTGTATGCCACCGGTCGACCGACAACGTATCCTACCGGTATCTTCTATCAGCATGAGATACCGGTGACGCAATATTCGGAGCGGAATGCATATCGCATTCCCGATTACTTCCGTGTGGATCTGGCGGTAGATGTGGAAGGCAACCTGAAGGCAAAGAAATTCATGCACGGATCCTGGAGTTTCTCGGTGTACAACCTGCTGGGGAGGCACAATGCCTATTCTGTCTTCTTCAAGCAAAACCAGGGATTGATCCAGGGCTACAAGTTGGCCGTTATCGGAAGTCCGGTTTTCTCATTCACCTATAACTTTAAATTGGGGAACTATGAAGATTGA
- a CDS encoding DUF4249 domain-containing protein, with product MKIDVWKMGFLVMMIGMMSCVDPYDPNIDEGVSVLVVDGAITDLPGPYTVKLSKSTDLLRPLKMPYPGCTVAIEDNMGHSEELKEVSEGMYQTDSTGIQGVVGRKYRLIIQTPDGEVFTSAPETLLKGVGIADVYPEHVQYTDPEYPEGREGYRFYLDTETPPTDTNYYMWSLTSTYKFRTDFNIYFYFDGQLKVFPDADSLAVCYRTEPIKELYTLNTAEQTQPTVHHMALNFEDTYSKALTMRYSLLARQYTLHKDAYTYWNKIKLLYENQGSLYEHQPFPVRGNVVNETHPDIPAYGYFMVAGVSEKRIFVDRLYTAFHYDVCVIGEPEMRAYSYIRYTRPIEWPVYVTMSSTGARAIVNASCVDCRVDGDLEKPSFWIE from the coding sequence ATGAAGATTGATGTCTGGAAGATGGGGTTCCTTGTGATGATGATCGGTATGATGTCCTGCGTGGATCCCTACGACCCGAACATTGATGAGGGAGTTTCCGTGTTGGTGGTGGATGGTGCCATCACCGACCTGCCCGGGCCGTATACGGTTAAACTGTCCAAGTCCACCGACCTGCTGCGTCCCCTCAAAATGCCTTATCCGGGATGTACGGTGGCCATTGAAGATAACATGGGGCACAGCGAAGAGCTGAAAGAAGTTTCAGAAGGAATGTACCAAACCGATTCCACCGGCATACAGGGTGTGGTTGGAAGAAAGTACAGGCTCATTATCCAAACACCGGATGGTGAGGTATTCACATCCGCACCGGAAACCCTGCTGAAAGGCGTGGGCATCGCCGATGTATACCCGGAACATGTGCAATATACAGATCCGGAATACCCGGAAGGACGTGAAGGTTATCGCTTCTATCTCGATACGGAAACACCTCCGACCGATACCAATTACTACATGTGGTCTTTGACATCCACGTATAAGTTCCGCACCGATTTCAACATCTATTTCTACTTTGACGGGCAGCTCAAGGTGTTTCCGGATGCGGATTCGCTGGCGGTATGTTATCGCACCGAACCCATCAAAGAGCTTTATACGCTGAATACGGCCGAACAGACCCAACCTACCGTTCATCACATGGCGTTGAATTTCGAAGACACCTATTCCAAGGCATTGACCATGCGTTACAGTTTGCTTGCCCGTCAGTACACCCTGCACAAGGATGCATATACATACTGGAACAAGATCAAACTGTTGTATGAGAACCAGGGTTCACTCTATGAGCATCAACCATTCCCGGTCAGGGGCAATGTGGTGAATGAAACACATCCCGACATTCCCGCATACGGGTATTTCATGGTGGCCGGAGTTTCCGAGAAGCGCATCTTCGTAGATCGGTTGTACACCGCTTTTCACTATGATGTATGTGTGATCGGTGAGCCGGAAATGAGGGCCTATAGCTATATCCGATATACGCGGCCCATTGAATGGCCGGTTTATGTAACCATGTCTTCTACAGGGGCCCGCGCAATTGTGAATGCATCCTGTGTGGATTGCAGGGTGGATGGTGATCTGGAAAAACCCTCCTTCTGGATCGAATAG
- a CDS encoding PAS domain S-box protein: MKPTSGIFQYLMPNSDYKTLFEDAPVAYLAVNTKGDIDHVNQAALNMFGYDHKEEMEELPVMNLYADGKKSGDKARRIFTQYLLGRTQAKMETQMLRKNGTIFWASLHVNIIKDHQGKISASRVAVIDITDRKKTEEKYRKLFEESIGLLCTHDVAGHVLSVNRATCQALEYDAEELQGRCIGDFLSDDTRDFFNQYLQEVLVRQRSEGVMKMKSRTGKILYWKYSNISHEENGQLIVIGTAIDITELIEREKELKKAKQQAEDSVRIKDVFLSNMSHEIRTPLNSILGFADLISQTRLDKKQYEYASIIRDSTENLITIVNDILDFSKIESGQIEFQEDAINPGELIHSVITMLSNKALMHGNKVVEKKSRNLPKIVFGDRVRLTQILINLLNNAIKFTDNGTIEVGAKLLQKKSGEGIVTIQFQVKDSGIGIPEDKLQTIFERFAQIDNQHSRKYEGVGLGLSIVQRLIELQDGAIRVKSQVGEGSVFEFELPYKIDGRSTSSKTKPGHLAWPDIDVPDLKGKRILLVDDNRMNRKLVVAYLADTGAELDVAINGKVAVSMVKDNDYDVILMDMQMPEMDGYEATRVIRGKLKRQTPIIAMTAHALSGEREKCIAAGMNEYLSKPFRRDELLMMLGVILQDKAASNGKSKTTLEIKMSALEENTLGNDEVLNELITIFREDTPGELQRLKEAVQKSDYETIRQVAHSLKSSYDMLGAKAAYGLLREMEVWASDKEPIPGIKANLNELLKKHVQVMNDLDNISGK, encoded by the coding sequence ATGAAACCTACCTCCGGCATATTTCAGTACCTGATGCCAAACAGCGACTACAAGACCCTGTTCGAGGATGCCCCTGTTGCCTACCTGGCAGTGAATACAAAGGGTGATATCGACCACGTGAACCAGGCTGCCCTGAACATGTTCGGCTACGATCACAAGGAAGAAATGGAGGAACTTCCTGTCATGAACCTCTATGCCGATGGCAAGAAAAGCGGAGACAAAGCCCGCCGGATCTTCACCCAATATCTGCTGGGTCGCACCCAGGCCAAAATGGAAACACAGATGTTGCGTAAAAACGGAACCATCTTCTGGGCCAGTCTGCACGTTAACATCATCAAGGACCACCAGGGTAAAATCAGTGCCAGCAGGGTGGCCGTTATTGACATCACCGACCGCAAGAAAACGGAAGAGAAATACCGCAAACTGTTTGAGGAATCCATCGGCTTGCTCTGTACACATGACGTGGCAGGCCATGTGTTATCTGTCAACCGTGCTACCTGTCAGGCATTGGAATACGATGCAGAGGAGTTACAGGGCAGATGCATTGGTGATTTCCTTTCAGACGATACACGTGACTTCTTTAACCAATACCTGCAAGAGGTACTGGTACGACAAAGGAGTGAAGGTGTGATGAAGATGAAATCCCGAACGGGTAAAATACTGTATTGGAAATACAGCAACATCAGCCACGAAGAAAACGGGCAATTGATTGTGATCGGAACAGCCATCGACATCACGGAACTGATCGAACGGGAAAAAGAACTGAAAAAAGCCAAACAGCAAGCCGAAGATTCGGTGCGCATCAAAGACGTATTCCTATCCAACATGAGCCATGAGATCCGCACGCCGCTGAACTCCATACTTGGGTTCGCAGACCTGATCTCACAAACACGCCTCGACAAAAAGCAATACGAATACGCCTCCATCATCCGCGATTCCACCGAGAATCTGATCACCATCGTTAACGACATCCTGGATTTCTCCAAGATTGAATCCGGTCAGATCGAATTCCAGGAAGACGCCATCAACCCGGGAGAACTGATCCATTCAGTAATCACAATGCTATCCAACAAGGCATTGATGCATGGAAACAAAGTAGTGGAAAAGAAGAGCCGGAACCTTCCGAAAATCGTTTTCGGCGACAGGGTACGGCTCACCCAAATCCTGATTAACCTGTTAAACAATGCCATCAAATTCACCGACAACGGAACCATTGAAGTGGGTGCCAAGCTGCTACAGAAGAAATCCGGTGAAGGCATAGTTACCATCCAGTTCCAGGTGAAGGACTCCGGTATTGGTATACCTGAAGACAAATTGCAAACCATTTTCGAAAGGTTTGCACAGATTGACAATCAACATTCCAGAAAGTACGAAGGCGTAGGGCTTGGACTGAGCATCGTACAACGCCTGATTGAACTCCAGGACGGGGCAATCAGAGTGAAAAGCCAGGTGGGTGAAGGGTCTGTTTTTGAATTCGAACTGCCTTATAAAATTGACGGCAGATCAACCAGTTCAAAAACCAAACCGGGACATTTGGCCTGGCCCGACATTGATGTACCTGACCTGAAAGGAAAACGCATCCTCCTCGTAGACGACAACCGAATGAACCGAAAACTGGTTGTTGCGTACCTGGCCGATACCGGCGCCGAACTCGATGTAGCAATCAATGGCAAGGTGGCTGTTTCAATGGTCAAGGACAATGACTATGATGTGATCCTGATGGACATGCAAATGCCCGAAATGGATGGTTATGAAGCCACCCGGGTCATCCGCGGCAAACTGAAACGACAAACACCCATCATCGCCATGACAGCACACGCTTTATCGGGTGAAAGAGAGAAGTGCATCGCTGCGGGCATGAATGAATACCTGTCGAAACCTTTCCGGCGCGATGAATTGTTGATGATGCTGGGTGTGATACTGCAAGACAAAGCAGCTTCCAATGGCAAATCCAAAACCACCCTGGAAATCAAAATGAGTGCTTTGGAAGAAAACACCCTTGGAAATGACGAGGTACTGAACGAACTGATCACCATTTTCCGGGAAGACACGCCGGGCGAGTTGCAACGACTGAAGGAAGCGGTTCAGAAAAGCGATTATGAAACCATCCGTCAGGTGGCACATAGCCTGAAATCATCTTACGACATGCTGGGCGCAAAAGCAGCCTACGGCCTGCTCCGGGAAATGGAGGTGTGGGCTTCCGACAAAGAACCCATACCCGGCATCAAGGCCAATTTGAACGAATTGCTGAAGAAACATGTGCAGGTGATGAACGACCTGGACAACATCAGCGGTAAATAA
- a CDS encoding T9SS type A sorting domain-containing protein yields MKNFIQNLKKATTTIILMTATFGVQAQDYATSYSSDMNGKCAGCMIQDAEQALGSDFTKAAVIKTSVSKKDSYIYQSFGFSNEGLKGSTVTMIVGGSYWDLVYTAWLGGLNIQTYNDGALTSQTVMAWDLTLNAFGGKSDMYELSFTATEEYDEVRMVLNGGIASTLHLLNVYGLYHSSSSLPVSWLYVNAHSEDNNVAIQWATATEINNDFFSVEMSLDGTNFETIDEVKGAGNSSTTSTYKSIVPAANMTRYFRIRQNDFNGKNTYSQTIAVAPANSISNMNVFQSAGVLNIRFEQEADSQVSVVVSDINGRIISNTTMNAYNGSNSIVLQDVPVQAQAIYVVTLASAQGNQSQKFFAR; encoded by the coding sequence ATGAAGAATTTCATCCAAAACCTGAAAAAAGCCACCACCACCATCATCCTGATGACCGCCACTTTTGGAGTACAAGCGCAGGACTACGCTACTTCTTACAGCAGCGACATGAATGGTAAGTGTGCCGGTTGCATGATCCAGGATGCGGAGCAAGCCCTTGGCAGTGACTTCACCAAAGCAGCCGTGATCAAGACCAGTGTATCCAAAAAAGACTCCTACATCTACCAGAGTTTCGGTTTCTCGAATGAAGGCCTGAAAGGTTCTACCGTAACAATGATTGTAGGTGGATCTTACTGGGACCTGGTATACACTGCATGGCTCGGTGGACTGAACATCCAAACTTACAACGATGGTGCACTCACTTCCCAAACCGTGATGGCCTGGGATCTTACCCTGAATGCTTTCGGTGGAAAATCAGACATGTACGAACTGTCTTTCACCGCAACCGAAGAATACGACGAGGTGAGGATGGTTCTCAACGGTGGTATCGCTTCCACACTCCACCTGCTGAACGTGTATGGCCTCTACCACTCCTCTTCTTCACTGCCTGTAAGCTGGTTGTATGTGAATGCACACAGCGAAGACAACAACGTAGCCATCCAGTGGGCCACCGCTACCGAAATCAACAACGATTTCTTCTCGGTTGAAATGAGCCTCGACGGTACCAACTTCGAAACCATCGATGAGGTGAAAGGTGCCGGTAACAGCTCTACCACTTCTACCTACAAATCCATCGTACCCGCTGCTAACATGACCCGCTACTTTCGCATCCGGCAGAACGACTTTAACGGTAAAAACACTTACTCGCAAACCATCGCTGTGGCTCCTGCAAACTCCATCAGCAACATGAATGTGTTCCAATCTGCAGGTGTCCTTAACATCCGCTTCGAACAAGAAGCCGACAGCCAGGTTTCAGTGGTTGTATCCGATATCAACGGCCGCATCATCAGCAACACCACCATGAATGCCTACAACGGTTCAAACAGCATCGTTCTGCAGGATGTACCGGTGCAAGCCCAAGCCATCTACGTGGTAACACTGGCATCCGCCCAAGGCAACCAATCACAAAAGTTCTTCGCCCGATAA
- a CDS encoding response regulator transcription factor — MSSLRCTIIDDNRMSQSMLKNYIGETDFLTLQDTFASGTEATKGLMNHPPDLIFLDIEMPDMTGIDLIRNLPNLPMIILVTSHKEYALEAFEYDVLDYLVKPVNYARFLKAVRKAVEKTEKQKNNNTQTQPGSDEIFVKSDGALVRIRKQDIFFVEAMGDYVNIQTVKNKYTVYSKLSEIADKLGPTDFFQTHRSFIARLDRIMAIDDFVAVMDGYNVPVSRSNKKELLGKLNLLK; from the coding sequence ATGTCATCGCTTCGTTGCACGATTATAGACGACAACCGGATGTCGCAAAGCATGCTCAAGAACTATATCGGTGAAACCGATTTTCTGACCTTGCAGGATACATTCGCCAGTGGCACCGAAGCCACCAAAGGTTTGATGAACCACCCCCCCGATCTCATCTTCCTTGATATTGAAATGCCGGATATGACCGGCATCGACCTGATCAGAAACCTGCCCAACCTGCCCATGATCATCCTCGTGACCTCGCACAAGGAATATGCGCTGGAGGCTTTCGAATATGATGTGCTGGACTACCTTGTGAAGCCAGTAAATTATGCTCGCTTTCTCAAAGCGGTTCGCAAGGCGGTGGAGAAAACCGAGAAGCAGAAGAACAACAATACCCAGACCCAACCCGGTTCAGACGAGATTTTCGTGAAATCCGACGGTGCCCTGGTTCGCATCCGCAAACAGGATATTTTCTTTGTGGAAGCCATGGGTGATTATGTGAACATCCAAACCGTGAAGAACAAATACACGGTATATTCCAAACTTTCCGAGATCGCCGATAAGTTAGGACCCACCGACTTCTTCCAAACCCACCGATCTTTTATCGCAAGACTGGACAGGATCATGGCCATTGATGACTTCGTTGCTGTGATGGATGGTTACAATGTGCCGGTCAGCCGCTCCAACAAGAAAGAACTGCTCGGCAAGCTCAACCTGCTGAAGTAG
- a CDS encoding sigma-70 family RNA polymerase sigma factor has translation MVYQHMHQDLIELCRHGDRNAQLKLYKLYYKAMYNTSLRIVKNEAEAEDLMQESFLDAFRKLDTYKGDASFGSWLKRIVINNSLDALKKRKINWESLDDGYKEPYLIQEETATEEVDQWKVEEVKKSIAQLPDGYRTILSLYLLEGYDHDEIASILHITSSTSRSQFNRAKNKLREILKERTWQTI, from the coding sequence ATGGTATACCAGCATATGCACCAGGACCTCATTGAGCTTTGCCGGCACGGTGACCGCAATGCACAATTGAAATTGTACAAGCTATACTATAAAGCCATGTACAACACCAGCCTGCGCATTGTTAAGAATGAAGCCGAAGCGGAAGATCTGATGCAGGAATCGTTCCTGGATGCATTCCGAAAGTTAGATACCTATAAAGGAGATGCATCATTCGGATCGTGGCTGAAACGGATTGTGATCAACAACAGTCTGGACGCATTAAAAAAGAGAAAAATCAACTGGGAAAGCCTGGATGACGGGTACAAAGAACCTTACCTGATTCAGGAAGAAACAGCTACGGAAGAAGTGGATCAATGGAAAGTGGAAGAAGTGAAGAAAAGCATTGCCCAATTACCCGACGGATACAGAACAATCCTGAGTTTGTACCTGCTGGAAGGATATGATCACGATGAAATCGCATCCATCCTGCATATCACCAGCTCGACTTCACGTTCTCAATTCAACCGGGCAAAAAATAAACTGAGGGAAATATTAAAAGAACGAACATGGCAGACAATCTAG
- a CDS encoding insulinase family protein encodes MRFILSLMATTSLCVFAHASDTGPLPFVEYDLPNGLHVILHEDHSTPIVAVTVMYHVGSKNEDPERTGFAHFFEHLLFEGSENIGRGEYDKYVEGAGGTLNANTTNDRTFYYEILPSNQLELGMWLESERMMHAKVEKVGIETQREVVKEERRQRIDNQPYGTILEQTMRHAFHVHPYRWPTIGSMEHLNAAKDQEFVDFYHKFYVPDNAVLSIAGDINVAQAKKWIEAYFGPIPHGKQTIERPREVEPRQTSEVRDTVFDNIQLPAVIHAFHIPAQGTDDYYAMEMLAMVLSQGESSRLQKHVVDEQQKALGVGAIPLTLEDPGLALAYGIVNMGVDPKDLESAMEAEYKRVQDELISEKEFEKLMNQIENDMVSSKATVAGIAESLANYHMYFGNANLINTELEKYHQVTREKIREVARKYLVPENRVTLYYLPKNEE; translated from the coding sequence ATGCGCTTCATTTTATCACTGATGGCGACGACCTCCTTATGCGTCTTCGCCCATGCGTCCGATACCGGACCATTACCATTTGTAGAATATGATCTGCCCAACGGGTTGCACGTGATCTTGCATGAAGATCATTCAACGCCCATCGTTGCGGTCACCGTGATGTATCATGTCGGGTCCAAGAATGAAGATCCGGAACGGACCGGCTTCGCCCACTTCTTCGAGCACTTGTTGTTCGAAGGTTCCGAAAACATCGGAAGGGGTGAGTATGACAAATATGTGGAGGGCGCCGGCGGTACACTCAATGCCAATACCACCAACGACCGTACCTTTTACTATGAGATTCTGCCTTCCAATCAGCTGGAACTGGGTATGTGGCTTGAATCGGAAAGGATGATGCATGCCAAGGTGGAGAAAGTGGGCATTGAAACGCAGCGCGAAGTGGTGAAGGAAGAGAGACGTCAGCGAATTGATAATCAGCCGTACGGTACGATCCTTGAACAAACCATGCGGCATGCGTTTCATGTTCATCCCTATCGTTGGCCGACCATCGGCTCCATGGAGCATTTGAATGCAGCCAAGGATCAGGAGTTCGTGGATTTCTATCACAAGTTTTATGTGCCGGATAATGCTGTGTTATCCATCGCAGGTGACATAAACGTGGCACAGGCAAAGAAATGGATTGAAGCTTATTTCGGCCCGATTCCGCACGGAAAGCAAACCATTGAAAGACCCAGGGAGGTTGAACCCCGGCAAACCTCAGAGGTAAGAGACACGGTGTTTGACAATATTCAACTTCCCGCGGTGATTCATGCTTTTCATATTCCCGCGCAGGGTACCGATGATTACTATGCCATGGAGATGCTCGCGATGGTGTTGTCGCAAGGTGAAAGCTCCAGGCTACAGAAACACGTGGTGGATGAACAGCAAAAAGCCCTGGGGGTTGGCGCCATTCCGCTTACGCTGGAGGATCCGGGACTTGCACTTGCTTACGGTATTGTAAACATGGGCGTAGATCCGAAGGACCTGGAAAGCGCAATGGAAGCGGAGTACAAACGCGTACAGGATGAACTGATCTCAGAAAAGGAATTTGAAAAACTGATGAATCAGATCGAGAACGATATGGTTTCATCCAAAGCCACAGTGGCCGGTATCGCGGAAAGCCTTGCCAACTATCATATGTACTTCGGGAATGCAAACCTCATTAATACCGAATTGGAAAAGTATCATCAGGTTACCCGTGAAAAAATCCGGGAGGTTGCCCGCAAATACCTTGTTCCTGAAAATCGGGTGACTTTGTATTACCTGCCAAAGAACGAGGAATAA